CTGAGAGCTGGGCTGGGCTTTGTGCTGAGAGCTGCGCTGAGAGCTGGGCTTATAGTCGAGAATAGACACAGGGATAGGCTTTTTGGGCTCAAATCCCTCAATAACCCGCCGCTCAATCACATGCCCCAGACGGCTTTCAATCATACACAGATTCTTGAAATCATCTTTTGACAGCAAAGACACCGCTTCCCCTGTCATGCCCGCCCGACCGGTACGACCGATACGGTGAATGTATTCATCCGGCGGGAATGGCAGATCGTAGTTCACCACCCGTTCAAGCTTATCGACATCAATCCCCCGGGCGGCCACGCCCGTCGCTACCAGATACTGTAAACTGCCGTCTTTAAATTCACTCAACACCTGTTCACGCGACGCCTGGCTGCGGCCACTGTGAAAGGCTTCGGCGCGAATGCCGCGCTTTTCAAGCTGGCTGACCAACTTGGCGGCACCATGTTTGGTTTCAATGAATATCAGCGCCTGCTGCCATTGTTCAGTTTGGATAAGATGGCTCAGCAGTGCCGACTTGGCGTCCTTGTCGACCGTCACCAACCACTGTGAAATCTCCTTTTTGCTGGGCTTGGCGATGGCAATTTCAACCGGGTCCGGCACCGCCGTTTTGGCCAGCTCGCGGATCCGCGGCGACAAAGTCGCCGAAAACAGCAGATTCTGGCGGTTCTCGGGCATACGGCTGATAAGGTCGTAAATGACCTCAATAAAGCCCATATCCAGCATGCGGTCGGCTTCATCCAGCACCAGCACCTGGATTTCTTCAAAATACACAGCGCGCTGATGGTACATGTCTTTGAGTCGACCCGGCGTAGCCACCAGAATATCCACGCCCGCAATCAGCGCCTGCTTTTGGGCCTGCATATCCACACCGCCATACATGGCCAGCACGGTCAGCGGCAAATTCGCTGCGTAGGCGCCGAGATTGTCAGCCACCTGCACCACCAACTCCCGGGTTGGCGCCAGAATCACCGCCCGTACCCGTTTTTTCCGCTCGGTCTTACCCTGGCTTAAGCGCTCAATCAGCGGCAGTCCAAATGCCGCCGTTTTGCCCGTCCCGGTTTGAGCCGCGGCCAGCAGATTGCGGCCACTTAAGGCTACCGGGATTGCCTTTTGCTGGATCTCGGTAGGCTGTTGATAGTTCAGCGACTCTAGTGCCGAAGTAATGGCGGGAGCTAACCCCAGACGAGCAAATGACATAGAAAATCCAACTCAGTGTAGTGGGCGGTAGCCTCAGGATGGGCGCGCATTCTATCGCTATTCACCCGGGATTCAAAGCCAGCGGCGCTTAATGGGGCCTGCCGACATTGAACCAAGTCAAGCACAGAAAGCCAGGACAGAAAAGAGTCAGGACATATATGGACGCTTTCCACAGATGCAAGCCGTTTTTGGTTCTCGGATAGCCATCCGATGTGTGAAGCAAAAGTGAGGACAGCTATAACACTTCACTCGCAGATTGCACCAGCTTTTACCCCATCGAAGCCGCTTTGACGGTTGGGCTGAGTAAAACGGGCAAGCCGAGATAGGGATATCGAGGCAGAGACCGTCGAGCTTGGAGCGAGTCGGTCTTGGTGACCGTTTTCAGCCCATAAGGCCAAAGTGTCCGGCTTCGTCTGGGGTCGCTGGGGGATTGGACAAGGGGGCAAGTCGATACTGCCCCCTTTCCCCGGGTGTGGGTCGGCGACCCACGACTTCGAGCAAACTTCCGTTGTTTAGTCAAACGACACCCAAAACGAGCAGACATCCACTATTCGGCCATCCTGTCGAACATCATGAAACTGATACCGTTTGCATCTGAAGTAAACACCAATCCATCACTCTGCCGTACCGTGAACCCAATCCAGCACTGGGGTCAGCCACTCGGGTAGGGGCTGGTAAAAGGCGCCGTGCAGTTTGCCGGTGTCGATTTTAAGCTCTTTGAAGCTAGCCGGTTTTTCGGGATAGTCCATAAAGTGGCGGCAGCTTGCGCCCAGCGTATCGCTTGCTTCATAAATCGAAAATACCTTGCCGGATAATCTCAGGCTGGGTGGCACTGAGCCTTCGGGGCAGGATGCCAGCAGCACGTAGCGCAGCTCAGGGCGATGCAGGTAGCTGGATACCCGGGTAGTGATGCCGCCGCCCTTTGAAAAGCCGACCACCACTATGTTCCGCTCAGGCACACCGGCTTCAATCAATTGCTCGATTTGCGCCACTATGGCGCCGGCATAGGCATAGCCGTTGGTATTCGCCGGTCGCTGGGCCGAAATCACCACCGCGCCACGGGAAGCCAGTGCATCCAGCACCGCCGGGTAATCATATAAGCCAAAGCGTGGGTCGGTTGGCCTGGGGCCGCTGTTTTCAATAATGCGGCCGTGTAGATAAAAGAGATAGGTTGCCGACGGGCTCGGCTTGTCGGGCGGCGCAGTCACCACAGTGCCTGCGAGTGCCTGCTCTGAATTTGCCTGCCCCGCGATTACCTGTCCTGCGATTGCCTGTCCTGCGGTTGCCTGTATGGCTAAACTGCTTGCCAGCACCAATGTCGCCAATCCTGCTTTCATCACAACCTCATCAGTTTGTTCGTCCGGTCATTCAAGGTCACACAAATTGGCAGGCTTGAGAGCAGATAAGATGCCATTGGGGAATGGTATCTGCGTAAGCCTGCCTTTTTGTACCCTGATTTCAGCCGTAAAGTACTACCTTGATATAAGCGCTAACAGGCAGCCGGCACCCACGGCTACAGATTGTCTATTTGGCCGCGCGGGCCTGATAGTAAGCGCTAATGACCGGCTCGGCACCGATGCGCTCTGCATAGGCTTGCAGCGAGGGCGCGATACGCGCGACGCTGTCTGCCGGAATATGATCCAACTGGCCCGAACCCAGCCAGCGCAGCAACATAAACACTTTAAGATCCGCTATGGTCAGCTTGCCGTTGGCGAAGTAGTTACCCTGTGCGGCGAGCTTTTGTGACATCCAACCCAGATACAGGGGCAGGGGGCCAGCCACAAAGGCCTCGCGGGCACTCTTTAAGGCATCACCCTGCAGGCCGAAGCTGGCGACCAGTTTATTGGTGAGGTCTTCACAGCCATCCATGATTTCATCGCACAGCAGCGCCTGAAACGCGTCCTGGGGATAAAGGTCGGCCACCTTGCCAAAATAGCGCAGCAAGGCACTCGACTGGGTGTACTGCACTCCCTCTATATTGACAGTGGGCACCTGACCCAGTGGTGTGGTTTTGCGCACTTCGGCAAATTCACCATAGCCGAAACGGAAATCCTCAAACGGGATACCGGCGGCGTGGAGTACGATACGGATTGGCTCACCGCGGCCGCCATCGACATCGAAATAACTGACTTTAATCTGGGGCATTGTGCTCTCCTGAGATGTTCATTTTGCTGGATATGAGTTCTGGTCGTTTTTATACCTTGGGGGTTACGACTAAGAGGGGGCTGGTATCGTCTTGTGGCGTGGTATGCCTGTACAGCTTGTACCTGAAACCTGTCAGGAAACAACAAAGCCGGCGCTGGCCGGCTTTGTCAGACATCTTCAAGGTATTCAAGAGTGTTTGCTGTGCAGCACTTCGAGCAGCTGATCTTCCAGCTGGAAGCGGGTCTCCATGGCGTCGCCGAGATGGGAGAGATCTTCATCGAGCTGCATCAGCACATTGTCGTCATCCACGCCCGTGTACTTATCGTTGAAATCCAGTGCCGTGTCAGTGGTGTTATGAATTTTGGGAAGCAGGTTCTTGGCGATGTCCTGACTTGACTTGCCGTTGGTTTCGCAGGCGCTGACGACCTTGTTATAAATTTCGAAGTGGCCTTCGGAAACATAATCAACCAACAGATCGCAAAAGGCTTTGACATGGTCGAAGGAGGGGAGACGTGCGCGGTCTTCATAGGGGGGTAAACCCGCAATTTGGCAGTAATGCACTAACAGGTTTCTGCGGTTTTCCAGCCACTGATCAATGAGTTTATTGGCGCCGCCCCATCTTTGTTCGGCTTTTTCCAGCTGACTCAGCATTTCGGGCCTCTCTTCCTTAGATGTCGTTCTCTTACTGTAGGAGAGAAATCGGGTCCTGATCAACTGATTTTTGACGCATTCAGTCTCTGGTATGGAATGGACAAACCAGTTGTTTTGTATACAAAAAAGCAAAAATAAAAAGCCCGGCTACAGAAACCTGTGGCCGGGCGAGTCGGAATATATGCGGGCTCGATGTGACGAGCTTCTTGATTGTTCTTGCTAGCGCAGACTTTTTATACCAAAGGGGATCTGCCCACGCAACTTTTTTCTGCCTCACATTTCACATAAGCGTCATTTTCCCGTCATCCTTTTGATCCTGATCAGAAGATAGTCCGATATCTTTTACCCGGGCATTGAGGCGCCGAGCAGCTCACAGAAATGAATTTTGAAAGGTTACTTTATTCCCGTAAATGCTAAACTACCGCGCAGCTTTCAATAAGAACAGGAATCACGCCAAATGGCAGAATTGAAAAACGATCGTTACCTGCGCGCCCTGCTTAAACAACCCGTGGATGTCACGCCCGTGTGGATGATGCGTCAGGCGGGCCGTTATCTTCCTGAATACCGTGCAACCCGTGCCCAGGCCGGTGACTTTATGGCACTGTGCAAAAACGCCGAGCTGGCCTGCGAAGTGACCTTGCAGCCGCTGCGCCGTTACGAGCTGGACGCGGCTATCCTGTTCTCCGACATTCTGACCATTCCCGATGCCATGGGCCTGGGTCTGTACTTTGAAACCGGCGAAGGCCCACGTTTCGAGCGCAAGGCCGACACCCTGGAAGCCATCAAGGCGCTGCCAATCCCGGATCCGGAAGATGAGCTGGGCTACGTGATGCGTGCCGTGAGCACCATCCGCCGTGAGCTCAAGGGCGAAGTGCCGCTGATTGGTTTCTCCGGCTCGCCCTGGACCCTGGCCACTTACATGGTGGAAGGTGGCTCCAGCAAGGCGTTCGAAAAAATCAAACGTATGATGTACTCCGAGCCAATGGCACTGCATCTGCTGCTGGATAAGCTGGCCGACTCGGTCATCCTGTACCTGAACGCGCAAATCGCCAACGGTGCTCAGTCAGTGATGATTTTCGACTCCTGGGGCGGCGCGCTGTCGCACACGGCTTACAGTGAGTTTTCACTGCGCTACATGCAGAAGATTGTTGATGGTCTGACCCGCCACAACGAAGGCCGTCAGGTGCCTGTGACCCTGTTCACCAAGGGCGGCGGTCTGTGGCTTGAATCCATGGCCGAAACCGGCTGTGATGCCCTGGGTCTGGACTGGACCGTGGACATCGCCGATGCCCGTCGCCGTGTTGGCCACAAGGTAGCCCTGCAGGGCAACATGGACCCATCCATGCTGTACGCGCCAATCCCACGCATCGAAGAAGAAGTGGAGCAAATTCTGGCTGGCTTCGGTGAGGGTACCGGTCACGTGTTCAACCTCGGCCACGGTATTCACCAGCATGTGGATCCTGAGCACGCAGGCGCCTTTATCAAGGCAGTACACGAGAAATCCCGCAAGTACCACAAGTAAGCTTGTGATCCTGCAAAGGCCCGCGATAGCGGGCCTTTTTGTTTTCGCTATTCACTATTGCTGTGCAAGGAGACAAAACTAAGGCTCAACCATGGTGCTGGTACTGCGCTCAGGCGGCCAGCTAAGCTAAAT
The window above is part of the Shewanella litorisediminis genome. Proteins encoded here:
- a CDS encoding DEAD/DEAH box helicase — its product is MSFARLGLAPAITSALESLNYQQPTEIQQKAIPVALSGRNLLAAAQTGTGKTAAFGLPLIERLSQGKTERKKRVRAVILAPTRELVVQVADNLGAYAANLPLTVLAMYGGVDMQAQKQALIAGVDILVATPGRLKDMYHQRAVYFEEIQVLVLDEADRMLDMGFIEVIYDLISRMPENRQNLLFSATLSPRIRELAKTAVPDPVEIAIAKPSKKEISQWLVTVDKDAKSALLSHLIQTEQWQQALIFIETKHGAAKLVSQLEKRGIRAEAFHSGRSQASREQVLSEFKDGSLQYLVATGVAARGIDVDKLERVVNYDLPFPPDEYIHRIGRTGRAGMTGEAVSLLSKDDFKNLCMIESRLGHVIERRVIEGFEPKKPIPVSILDYKPSSQRSSQHKAQPSSQRSSQSKSRPEKPRASEGGTAAKSPWASAQRKKPANPQRGTGTARTGTPKGKESGKPRG
- a CDS encoding glutathione S-transferase family protein; this encodes MPQIKVSYFDVDGGRGEPIRIVLHAAGIPFEDFRFGYGEFAEVRKTTPLGQVPTVNIEGVQYTQSSALLRYFGKVADLYPQDAFQALLCDEIMDGCEDLTNKLVASFGLQGDALKSAREAFVAGPLPLYLGWMSQKLAAQGNYFANGKLTIADLKVFMLLRWLGSGQLDHIPADSVARIAPSLQAYAERIGAEPVISAYYQARAAK
- the rsd gene encoding sigma D regulator; translation: MLSQLEKAEQRWGGANKLIDQWLENRRNLLVHYCQIAGLPPYEDRARLPSFDHVKAFCDLLVDYVSEGHFEIYNKVVSACETNGKSSQDIAKNLLPKIHNTTDTALDFNDKYTGVDDDNVLMQLDEDLSHLGDAMETRFQLEDQLLEVLHSKHS
- a CDS encoding alpha/beta hydrolase, which produces MKAGLATLVLASSLAIQATAGQAIAGQVIAGQANSEQALAGTVVTAPPDKPSPSATYLFYLHGRIIENSGPRPTDPRFGLYDYPAVLDALASRGAVVISAQRPANTNGYAYAGAIVAQIEQLIEAGVPERNIVVVGFSKGGGITTRVSSYLHRPELRYVLLASCPEGSVPPSLRLSGKVFSIYEASDTLGASCRHFMDYPEKPASFKELKIDTGKLHGAFYQPLPEWLTPVLDWVHGTAE
- the hemE gene encoding uroporphyrinogen decarboxylase is translated as MAELKNDRYLRALLKQPVDVTPVWMMRQAGRYLPEYRATRAQAGDFMALCKNAELACEVTLQPLRRYELDAAILFSDILTIPDAMGLGLYFETGEGPRFERKADTLEAIKALPIPDPEDELGYVMRAVSTIRRELKGEVPLIGFSGSPWTLATYMVEGGSSKAFEKIKRMMYSEPMALHLLLDKLADSVILYLNAQIANGAQSVMIFDSWGGALSHTAYSEFSLRYMQKIVDGLTRHNEGRQVPVTLFTKGGGLWLESMAETGCDALGLDWTVDIADARRRVGHKVALQGNMDPSMLYAPIPRIEEEVEQILAGFGEGTGHVFNLGHGIHQHVDPEHAGAFIKAVHEKSRKYHK